The Streptococcus sanguinis genome contains the following window.
AACCACTACTGCAATCAAGGCAAAGAAGATACCGATATTCATCCGAGAGTTAGATGTAAGACTTCTCAACCACTCTGTTTGATAAATCGCATTGGCAGAAACACGCTTACTAGAGTCAATACTCTGCATCACAGATTTAGGGAAACTATGAATAACAGCATTTCCAACAAAGAGAACAATATAGTTCATCATAATGGTTACGATGACTTCACTTGTTCCCAGATAAGCACGCAGAATTCCTGGAATAGCGCCGATAACACCACCAGCTGCTGCCGCAATGACTACAGTAGCTAATAACATTAGCGGACGAGGTAAATTAGGGAAGGAAAGTGCAAACCAACCAGCCAAAATCCAGCCAGCTAAGGCTTGACCAGGAAGTCCAACATTAAAGAATCCAGCACGGCTAGCTACAGCAAAGCCCAAACCAATGAGAATCAGAGGCCCATCGCACGAGAAATCTCACCCAAACTTCTCAAAGAACCAAAAGCTGTTTTAAAGAGAGATTCATATCCCCAGAGGGCATCATAACCAAAGATGGCCATGACAACCGCTCCCAATAAAATCCCTAGAAGAACTGAGATTAAAGGAACCGCAATCTGTTGTGTTTTTTTAGACATTTGAAGCTCCCTTCTGAATCTTACCACCGGCCATGAGAATACCAAGTTCTTGCTTATTAGTTTCCTCTGGATTTACAATCCCCTGAATCTTACCATCATGGATAACTGCGATTCTATCAGAAACATTGAGGATTTCGTCTAGCTCGAAGCTAACAACGAGGACAGCCTTTCCTTGAGTCCGCGCTTCAATCAAGCGTTTATGAATGTATTCAATAGCTCCCACATCAAGTCCACGAGTTGGCTGACTGACAATCAGAAGGTCTGGATCACGGTCTACTTCCCGTGCAATGATAGCTTTCTGCTGATTTCCCCCTGAAAGTGCTGAAGCAGGTACATATTCGCTGGCCGCTCGAACATCAAACTCATCCATCAACTTACGAGCGTAAGAATAAATTTTACCATAGTTCAAGATTCCGTTTTTACTGAGCGGTTCTTTATAATAAGTCTGCAGAGCAATGTTTTCAGAAATAGACATTGCCAAAACCAAACCGTCACGGTGGCGGTCTTCAGGAACGTGGCTGACTTTCATTTCAGTAATTTGCCGTGGCTGCTTGCCAATAACAGACTGGTTCTTAATTGTAATCTCGCCAGAGCTTGTTTTTCTAAGTCCAGTAATAGCCTGAATCAGCTCGGTCTGACCATTGCCGTCAATCCCAGCAATACCAACAATCTCACCAGCACGGACATCAAGAGAAAGTCCCTTAACAGCTGGAACACCACGGTTTTCTTCAACAACAAGATCCTTGATTGACAGAACAGTTTCTTGAGGATTAGCAGGCTCTTTCTCAGTCTTGAAGGAAACAGCCCGTCCCACCATCATTTCAGCCAAATCTTGGTTAGTAGCACCAGCGATTTCAACTGTTTCAATAGATTTTCCGCGACGAATAACCGTTACGCGATCAGAAACTGCCCGAATCTCATCCAGCTTGTGAGTGATGAGAATGATAGATTTTCCTTCTTTGACGAGGTTCTTCATGATTTTCATCAATTCATCAATCTCAGCTGGCGTCAGAACGGCTGTTGGCTCGTCAAAAATGAGAATATCTGCCCCACGATAAAGAGTCTTGAGGATTTCAACCCGCTGCTGAGCACCGACAGAAATATCTTCAACCTTAGCAGATGGATCAACTGCCAAACCGTATTTCTTAGAAAGTTCCTTGATTTCTTTAGTCGCACCTTTCAAGTCCAACACACCATTTTTTGTGATTTCACTTCCAAGGATGATATTTTCAGCAACAGTAAATGCTTCAACAAGCATAAAGTGCTGGTGCACCATCCCGATACCAAGCGAGGCCGCCTTTGATGGAGAGTCCAGTTTAACTGACTTTCCATTCACTACAATCTCACCGCTGGTCGGTTCAAGCAGGCCAGCCAGCATATTCATCAAGGTTGACTTTCCGGCACCATTTTCTCCCAAAAGAGCGTGAATTTCACCTTTTCTGAGTTCCAAATTGATTTTATCATTGGCTACAAATTCACCAAAAATTTTGGTAATTTCTCGCATTTCAATGACATTTTCATGTGTCATGGCTCTTTCCTTTCCAGAATTTCATTTTATTTCAATAAAACTTACTGGCACAGCCCGTGCTAATAAATTCTATTGATACAAAGGCGTCTCAAATTTCAAAAAGGAGCGACCCTCCACGGTCGGATCGCTCTTAAATTGTTTTATTTGTCAGGAACAGTGATGCTGCCGTCAAGGATTTTTGCTTTCGCTTCTTCAACAGCCTTTTTCGCATCTTCTGATAGGTTTGTAGTTGTCAAGTCAACTCCACCGTCTTTCAGACCGAAGGTTGTAGTTTTACCACCTGGGAAGTTACCTTTAGCAGTTTGGTTAGCGATGTCTTGGACAGTCTTACCAACTTGTTTCAAGCTTGATGCCAAAACAAAGTTAGACTCTTTACCATCCTTAGACTTAAATTTACCTTCGTCAGTTTGGTCACGGTCAACACCAATTACCCAAACTTTATCTTCTTCATTTCTTGTTTCGTTGATTGATTTAGCTTCGTTAAATACTCCAGCACCAGTTCCGCCAGCAACTTGGTAAACCACATCTGCGCCTGCAGCGTATTGTGCAGCAGCAATTGTCTTACCTTTGGCTGCATCACCGAATGAACCAGCATAGTCCACTTGAACCTTGATAGATGGGTCAACTGATTTTACTCCTGCTTCGAAACCTTTTTCAAAACGTGTGAGAACTGTGCCTTCTATACCACCTACGAAACCAACTTGTTTTGTCTTAGTAGTTTTTGCAGCAGCAACACCAGCAAGGTATGCAGCTTCATTGTCAGCAAAGACAGCTGAAGCAACATTCTTTTGTCCTTCGATAACATCATCGACAATAACATAATTGATTTCTGTGTTATCTTTGGCAGCAGATTCAACCGCATCACGAAGGGCAAATCCGATACCAAATACTAGCTTGTAACCATCTGTAGCAGCTTGATTCAGGTTGTTTGCGTATTGAGACTCATCGGTAGATTGGTAGTAAGTGTAACCATTATCTTTTGAAAGACCGTTTTCTTTACCCCAAGCTTGCAAACCTTCCCAAGCTGACTGGTTAAATGATTTATCATCAACACCGCCAGTATCTGTTACGATAGCAACTTTCAAGTCAGTTTTCGCATCTGAAGAATCTGAGCGAGAAGCACGGTTTCCACATGCAGCAAGTCCGATTGCTGCAACAGTTACTAGACCAAGACCTAGCCATTGTTTTTTGTTCATTTCTGAACCTCCTAATTAAGATGTGCAACACAGTTGCAAGTTTGAGTTTGGTCAGATGACCGATAACAGACTTATGTTAAATCTGTAAAAGAATATGGAAGTAATTCCTTGACCGTCATCACGACCGTCGATTTATCTTTAGCGACCAAGGTCACTTTTAGATCCTCATCAAAAAATTCTGCCATTACTTGGCGGCAGGCACCACAGGGGGAAATGGGTTTGTCCGTCTCACCATAGACAATCAACTCCTCGAAGTCTAACGCTCCTTCTGAAACTGCCTTAAATATAGCTGTCCGCTCTCCGCAGTTGGTCAAGCCAAAACTAGCATTTTCAACGTTAACGCCGGTAAATACCCGTCCGTCTTTAGCGACCAAAACCGCTCCAATCGGGAAATGAGAATAGGGAACATAAGCATTTTTGCTGGCTTGAACAGCCAAGTCAATCAACTCAGTAGTCGCCACTAGCTTCTTCTCCCTTCATAATAGCCACACCAGCCGAAGTTCCGATCCGAGTCGCACCAGCTTCAATAAAGGCCTGAGCATCTTCGTAAGAACGAGCACCGCCAGAAGCCTTGACCCCCATGTCTGGACCAACTGTTTTTCTCATGAGTGCGACATCTTCGACCGTCGCACCGCCAGTTGAAAATCCTGTAGAGGTCTTAACAAAATCAGCTCCAGCTTTCTGAGCCAGTTGGCAAGCCTTAACCTTTTCCTCATCTGTCAGCAGGCAAGCTTCCAGAATCACCTTGACTAAGGTACCTTTAGCAGCTTCTACAACCGCACGGATATCTCGCTCTACCAAATCATAATCTTTTGATTTCAGAGCACCGACATTGATGACCATATCCACTTCGCCAGCACCCTTTTGGATGGCGTCCTTCGTTTCAAAGGCCTTTACATCGGAAGTGTTGGCGCCTAAAGGAAAACCAATTGGCACACAAACCTTGACATCTGAACCTTTCAGCTGCTCAGCAGCAAACTCTATCCAGGTTGGATTGACACAGATACTGGCAAAATCATAAACTTTTGCTTCTTCAATTAATTTCAGAACCTGCTCTTTTGACGCTTCCGGTTTTAAAAGCGTATGGTCTATATATTTGTTTAGCTTCATGTTGGATTCTCCTAGAATTAAGAAATTACCTCAATAATCTCGTTTACTGCAACGCTTTCATTACCTATTTTAACATTTTTTTGAAATTCTGTAACTAGTTCTTGAGAAATTTTTTCATTTGAATAAATTTTTGCGAAAACTTCTCCAATTTCGACCTTGTCTCCGACCTTCTTTTCAAAAACAATTCCTGTTTCATAATCCAAGTCGTCAGATTTAACTGCCCGTCCTGCTCCAAGTCTCATAGCAAAGAGGCCGAATTCCATGGCAGGTAGTTCAGTGATATAACCTGCCTGTTCAGTCCTTACTTCTAAAACATGAGCTGCACTTGATGGACGATAGAGGTCTTCCAAGTCGCCACCCTGGGCTGCAACCATTGCTTCAAATTGCTTCAAGGCAGCACCGTTGGTCAGCTGTTCTCTCACTTCTTCCACCGTTTTCTCAACATCTGCCAGTCCGAGCATAATCTGAGCCAACTCACAAATAAATGTTGTGATATCCTCACGGCCCTTGCCCTGCAAGATATTCAAGGCTTCCAAAATTTCCAGACGATTGCCGATGCTGGTTCCCAAAGGCTGACTCATATCTGTCAAGACAGCAACTGTTTTTCTGCCGACAGCCTTGCCCAAATCCACCATAGTGCGTGCTAACACACGAGCATCCTCTATATTTTTCATAAAGGCGCCTTCACCGACCGTGACATCCAGAAGGATGCTATCGGCACCAGCAGCAATCTTCTTACTCATGACAGAGCTCGCTATCAGCGGAATCGTATCAACAGTTGCAGTTACATCTCGCAAGGCATAAAGTAGCTTATCCGCCAAAACCAACTGATCTGACTGCCCGATTACTGACAAGCCGATTTCCTGCACCTGCTTGATAAAGTCTTCCTGACTGCGCTCTACCTGAAAGCCTTTAATGGATTCCAATTTATCAATGGTTCCTCCAGTATGGCCCAGCCCGCGGCCGCTCATTTTTGCAACGGGCACACCAAAGCTAGCCACCAAAGGTACTAAGACCAAAGTTACTTTATCTCCCACTCCTCCGGTGGAATGTTTGTCTACTTTTATACCTGCGATTTCTGACAGGTCAAACTGCTCACCAGTTCCAACCATTGTCATGGTTAAGTCTGAAATTTCCCGAGTTGTCATGCCCTTAAAAAAGACAGCCATCGCAAAGGCTGCCATCTGATAGTCAGGCACCGTCCCGTCCACATACCCCTCAATCAGCCACTGAATTTCCACACTGGTCAGCTCCAAACCGTCTCTCTTCTTTTGGATAATATCAACTGCACGCATCTTATTTTTCACTCCTTAATATATAATAGCCTTTGTCCTTCTTGACAATCTCACAGTTTCCAAAAACATCTTCCATCTTTGACTTGGCGCTGGGTGCTCCCTGCTTTTTCTGAATCACAAGGGTCAAATCTCCACCTTCTGTCAAATGCTCATAGCTTCCGTTGATGACTTCGTGCACGACTTGCTTACCAGCACGTATTGGCGGATTACTGATAATATGGTCGAAAATGCCGCTGACCTTTTCATAAACATTTGACTGGAAGATATGAGCAGATACCTGATTCCTCTCAGCATTCTGCTGAGCTAAGTCCAAGGCCCGCTGGTTGATATCTACCATGGTCGCAGCCACTCCGTACGCTTTGACTAAGCTCAAACCTAAAGGGCCATAACCGCAGCCAACATCCAAGACCCGTTCTCCAGCTTCAAAGTCCAAGACAGACAAAAGAACCCGACTGCCATAATCAATCATCTTTTTACTGAAGACACCAGCATCTGTCAAAAAAGTCAGCCGCTGTCCTAACAGTTCCACATTTAATTCATGAATATCGTGTTTGGCATCAGGATTTTCTGCAAAATACATTTTAGTCATACAACCATTTTATCATAATTTTCCTAGATTTGTAAATCGTTTTCATTTCTCCAAAAAGTATGTTATACTAAAGTCCATCATACAGGAGTAACTTATGACTAACGAATTTCTTCATTTTGAAAAAATCAGCCGCCATACATGGCAAAACCTGCATCGCAAAACAACTCCACCCCTGACTCAGGCTGAACTTAACTCTATCAAGAGTTTCAATGACAAGATTAGCCTGCAGGACGTGACGGACATTTACCTGCCCTTGACCAACCTCATTCAGATTTATAAACGTTCTAAAGAAGACTTGGCTTTTTCCAAGGGGATTTTTCTACAAAAGGAAAGCCGGAAACAGCCCTTTATCATCGGAGTTTCTGGCAGTGTGGCCGTTGGGAAATCCACCACCAGCCGGTTGCTGCAGATTTTACTTTCTCGGACTTTTTCAAATGCGACAGTCGAGTTAGTCACGACAGACGGTTTCTTATTTCCGAATAAAACCTTGGAAGACCATGGAATCTTAAACCGCAAAGGTTTCCCAGAAAGCTATAATATGGAGCTGCTTCTTTCCTTTCTGGATAGCATAAAAAACGGTCAGGATTTCCAAATTCCAGTATACTCGCATGAAACTTATGATATCGTCCCTCAAGAAATGCAAGAGGTAAAGGCTGCTGACTTTGTTATTGTCGAAGGCATCAATGTTTTCCAGAATCCTCAGAACGAGCGCCTATATATGACAGACTTTTTTGACTTTTCTATCTATGTTGATGCTGAAGTTGAAAACATTGAAAACTGGTATCTAGATCGCTTTAAAAAAATGCTGACGCTGGCTGAAAACGACCCCAAAAACTACTATCACCGCTTCACCACTCAAGCAGAAGAGGAAGTGGTAGCTTTCGCCCATAATGTCTGGAAAAGCATTAACCTTGTCAACCTGCTAGACTACATTGAGCCAACCCGGAATCGGGCAGAAATTATCCTGCACAAAGCCGGAAATCATGAAATTGATGAAATTTACTTAAAAAAATAAAAAAGCTTGTCAAATCCTAACTTTTCATATATAATTAGATAGTTAGTATTTTCAATGGAGGTGAAACAACTTGGCAAACATTAAATCAGCTATCAAACGCGCTGAATTGAACGTGAAACATAACGAAAAAAACTCAGCTCAAAAGTCAGCTATGCGTACTGCAATCAAAGCATTTGAAGCAAACCCATCTGAAGAACTTTTCCGTGCTGCTAGCTCAGCTATCGATAAAGCAGAAACAAAAGGTTTGATCCACAAAAACAAAGCAAGCCGCGATAAAGCACGCCTTTCAGCTAAACTTGCTAAATAATGCATACAAAGGGAGCTCTCAGGAGCTTTTTTTGTTTCTAACATAAAGGAGATAGGGATGAAAATAGCAATTATTGGTTATTCCGGTTCTGGCAAATCCACTTTAGCAGCACAACTGTCCCACCACTACTCCATTCCCAAACTTCACATAGATAGATTGCTATTTTTTACTCAATGAAAATCAAAGAGCAAACAAGGCAGCTAGCCGTAGGCAGTACTGGCGTACGGCAAGGCGACGCTAACGTGGTTTGAATTTGATTTTCGAAGAGTATCAACCTAGCTGGAAGGATAGTGACCGTGATTGGATGAGTGAACAGATGGATAATTTTTTGTCAAAAAATACCGACTGGATCATTGATGGCAACTACTCTTGGTGTTTTTATGACCGGCGGATGGAAGAAGCCGACAAAATTATCTTTCTGAACTTCTCTCGCTGGAACTGCCTCTATCGAGCTTTCAAACGCTATCTAAAATACCGTCATAAAACTAGAGAAAGCATGGCTCCAGGCTGTCCAGAGAAGTTTGACTGGGAATTTATCAGCTGGGTTCTCTGGAAGGGACGGCGTCAGACAGCACTGGCAAGGTATAAGAGAATCCGACAAACCTTTCCTCAGAAATTCTACGAATTAAGGAACCAAAAAGAACTGAACAACTTCTTACAGAACCTAAAAACAAGCGAGCCCTAATGACCCACTTGTTTTTATTTGATTTTCTTTTTCTGTGGGAAAAGAGGCAGGCCTAAAGAAGCTATTTTTTCAGCTGGAACCTTCATACCGTCCTTAATCCACTTGGAGAGAACAGAAACAACTGCCGAACTCCAGAAGGAATTCATATAAGAGTTAGTCATTTTCTTAGCATTACGATTGCGCTTTTCCAAAAAGTCAAATACGGCCTGAGTCAGTAACTTTTCAAAATTATAGTCAATGGCTAGACTGATAACCCGAGCTTCTTTCTTGGCTTCCTTAAAAAGAAAAAGCCAGATTTGGTACATCTCCGTTTTGAAGTTAAACTCTTCCAATTTATCCGTAATACCTTGAACAGTGTTTTTAAAAATCTCTTCTAGAATCTGCTCCTTAGAGCTATAATTGCGGTAAAATGCAGCGCGGGAAACTCCAGCTCGCTCAACCAGCTCTGAAATCGTGATCTTTTTGAGTTCTTTCTTCTCCAATAGCTGCATGAGAGAGATTTCCAGAGACTCTCTCGTGATTTGATTGGATTCCTGATTGTATTTCTTTAAATTCGCGAGTGACTTTTCCGATATTTTCTTTTCCGACATAACAATTTCTTCCCTCTTGTCTCAGCTGACAGTTTCCGCTTTCTAGTAAGCATCCTTCATGTTATAATTTTAAAAAAAGACAGGTTTTTTGTCAATTTTTTTATAGTACATACTTGACAAAAAGGAGAAAAATATGACTTGGAAAATTATAGCTGACTCTGGCTGTGACTTTCGTGAAATGGCAAACGTGGCTAAAGACACTCAATTTGAAAGTGTTCCCTTGACCATTCAAGTGGAAAATGAGATTTTTGTAGATGATAAGCAGCTTGATATCGATCTTATGATGGAGAAAATGTATGCTTCTTCTGCTGCTTCTAAGTCTGCCTGCCCTAGTCCAGATGACTATCTCAAAAGTTTTGAGGGAGCCGACAAGATCTTTGTGGTGACTATCACCGGCACTCTATCTGGCAGCAATAATAGTGCACAGGTTGCTAAGAAAATCTTTTTGGAAGAACATTCTGATGCCCAGATTCATGTCATTGATAGTCTTTCTGCTGGCGGCGAGGTGGACTTACTTGTGACTAAACTCA
Protein-coding sequences here:
- a CDS encoding BMP family ABC transporter substrate-binding protein; this encodes MNKKQWLGLGLVTVAAIGLAACGNRASRSDSSDAKTDLKVAIVTDTGGVDDKSFNQSAWEGLQAWGKENGLSKDNGYTYYQSTDESQYANNLNQAATDGYKLVFGIGFALRDAVESAAKDNTEINYVIVDDVIEGQKNVASAVFADNEAAYLAGVAAAKTTKTKQVGFVGGIEGTVLTRFEKGFEAGVKSVDPSIKVQVDYAGSFGDAAKGKTIAAAQYAAGADVVYQVAGGTGAGVFNEAKSINETRNEEDKVWVIGVDRDQTDEGKFKSKDGKESNFVLASSLKQVGKTVQDIANQTAKGNFPGGKTTTFGLKDGGVDLTTTNLSEDAKKAVEEAKAKILDGSITVPDK
- the deoC gene encoding deoxyribose-phosphate aldolase; translation: MKLNKYIDHTLLKPEASKEQVLKLIEEAKVYDFASICVNPTWIEFAAEQLKGSDVKVCVPIGFPLGANTSDVKAFETKDAIQKGAGEVDMVINVGALKSKDYDLVERDIRAVVEAAKGTLVKVILEACLLTDEEKVKACQLAQKAGADFVKTSTGFSTGGATVEDVALMRKTVGPDMGVKASGGARSYEDAQAFIEAGATRIGTSAGVAIMKGEEASGDY
- a CDS encoding pyrimidine-nucleoside phosphorylase encodes the protein MRAVDIIQKKRDGLELTSVEIQWLIEGYVDGTVPDYQMAAFAMAVFFKGMTTREISDLTMTMVGTGEQFDLSEIAGIKVDKHSTGGVGDKVTLVLVPLVASFGVPVAKMSGRGLGHTGGTIDKLESIKGFQVERSQEDFIKQVQEIGLSVIGQSDQLVLADKLLYALRDVTATVDTIPLIASSVMSKKIAAGADSILLDVTVGEGAFMKNIEDARVLARTMVDLGKAVGRKTVAVLTDMSQPLGTSIGNRLEILEALNILQGKGREDITTFICELAQIMLGLADVEKTVEEVREQLTNGAALKQFEAMVAAQGGDLEDLYRPSSAAHVLEVRTEQAGYITELPAMEFGLFAMRLGAGRAVKSDDLDYETGIVFEKKVGDKVEIGEVFAKIYSNEKISQELVTEFQKNVKIGNESVAVNEIIEVIS
- a CDS encoding cytidine deaminase — encoded protein: MATTELIDLAVQASKNAYVPYSHFPIGAVLVAKDGRVFTGVNVENASFGLTNCGERTAIFKAVSEGALDFEELIVYGETDKPISPCGACRQVMAEFFDEDLKVTLVAKDKSTVVMTVKELLPYSFTDLT
- a CDS encoding TetR/AcrR family transcriptional regulator; amino-acid sequence: MSEKKISEKSLANLKKYNQESNQITRESLEISLMQLLEKKELKKITISELVERAGVSRAAFYRNYSSKEQILEEIFKNTVQGITDKLEEFNFKTEMYQIWLFLFKEAKKEARVISLAIDYNFEKLLTQAVFDFLEKRNRNAKKMTNSYMNSFWSSAVVSVLSKWIKDGMKVPAEKIASLGLPLFPQKKKIK
- a CDS encoding class I SAM-dependent methyltransferase, whose product is MTKMYFAENPDAKHDIHELNVELLGQRLTFLTDAGVFSKKMIDYGSRVLLSVLDFEAGERVLDVGCGYGPLGLSLVKAYGVAATMVDINQRALDLAQQNAERNQVSAHIFQSNVYEKVSGIFDHIISNPPIRAGKQVVHEVINGSYEHLTEGGDLTLVIQKKQGAPSAKSKMEDVFGNCEIVKKDKGYYILRSEK
- a CDS encoding 30S ribosomal protein S20; amino-acid sequence: MANIKSAIKRAELNVKHNEKNSAQKSAMRTAIKAFEANPSEELFRAASSAIDKAETKGLIHKNKASRDKARLSAKLAK
- a CDS encoding type I pantothenate kinase, encoding MTNEFLHFEKISRHTWQNLHRKTTPPLTQAELNSIKSFNDKISLQDVTDIYLPLTNLIQIYKRSKEDLAFSKGIFLQKESRKQPFIIGVSGSVAVGKSTTSRLLQILLSRTFSNATVELVTTDGFLFPNKTLEDHGILNRKGFPESYNMELLLSFLDSIKNGQDFQIPVYSHETYDIVPQEMQEVKAADFVIVEGINVFQNPQNERLYMTDFFDFSIYVDAEVENIENWYLDRFKKMLTLAENDPKNYYHRFTTQAEEEVVAFAHNVWKSINLVNLLDYIEPTRNRAEIILHKAGNHEIDEIYLKK
- a CDS encoding ABC transporter ATP-binding protein — encoded protein: MTHENVIEMREITKIFGEFVANDKINLELRKGEIHALLGENGAGKSTLMNMLAGLLEPTSGEIVVNGKSVKLDSPSKAASLGIGMVHQHFMLVEAFTVAENIILGSEITKNGVLDLKGATKEIKELSKKYGLAVDPSAKVEDISVGAQQRVEILKTLYRGADILIFDEPTAVLTPAEIDELMKIMKNLVKEGKSIILITHKLDEIRAVSDRVTVIRRGKSIETVEIAGATNQDLAEMMVGRAVSFKTEKEPANPQETVLSIKDLVVEENRGVPAVKGLSLDVRAGEIVGIAGIDGNGQTELIQAITGLRKTSSGEITIKNQSVIGKQPRQITEMKVSHVPEDRHRDGLVLAMSISENIALQTYYKEPLSKNGILNYGKIYSYARKLMDEFDVRAASEYVPASALSGGNQQKAIIAREVDRDPDLLIVSQPTRGLDVGAIEYIHKRLIEARTQGKAVLVVSFELDEILNVSDRIAVIHDGKIQGIVNPEETNKQELGILMAGGKIQKGASNV